Proteins encoded by one window of Pseudomonas sp. PSKL.D1:
- a CDS encoding integrase domain-containing protein, which produces MALLGRRDGRNFGYGRQLSYAGRQALEDLYAGGHFATVKAHGDRWQAFVRWCRSEEGPDYNDARQIDRQTLNDYAAYLRRQIQQGALCIATAQNRLSSVNRTLAALRGDENVKIASPSEAIGQQRSTVRKRAPDGQDLQQVRHVAQVLVEQKYERAAAIVMLARTTGMRLREAILADLPRLRSEAERLGRINIQDGTKGGRSGASAQRWIIANEQVNAALLLARKASPIGSRNLLDRAETYATFLHQSVLPARKILRECGLKGFHELRSAYACERYEQITDYAAPVHSGHSYLMDRSLDQKARLKISRELGHNRIDVVSSYIGGRT; this is translated from the coding sequence ATGGCGCTGCTCGGTCGGCGTGACGGTCGTAACTTTGGCTATGGCCGCCAACTGAGCTATGCCGGTCGACAGGCACTAGAAGATCTGTATGCCGGGGGCCACTTCGCCACCGTCAAAGCGCATGGCGATCGCTGGCAAGCCTTCGTTCGCTGGTGTCGGTCGGAGGAAGGCCCTGACTACAACGATGCTCGCCAGATCGATCGACAGACGCTAAATGACTACGCTGCCTACCTGCGCCGACAAATCCAGCAGGGCGCATTGTGCATCGCCACCGCGCAGAACCGCCTGAGCAGCGTCAACCGCACCCTTGCTGCGCTGCGCGGTGATGAGAACGTGAAAATCGCTAGCCCAAGCGAGGCGATAGGGCAACAGCGATCTACCGTACGCAAGCGTGCGCCAGATGGGCAAGACCTTCAACAAGTGCGGCACGTGGCGCAGGTGTTGGTCGAACAGAAGTACGAGCGGGCGGCCGCGATTGTCATGTTGGCCCGTACAACCGGTATGCGCCTGCGCGAAGCTATTCTGGCAGACCTACCCCGCCTGCGCAGCGAAGCCGAACGCCTAGGCCGCATCAATATCCAGGATGGCACCAAAGGTGGCCGATCAGGAGCATCAGCACAGCGTTGGATCATCGCGAATGAGCAAGTAAACGCAGCACTCCTGTTAGCTCGTAAAGCATCGCCTATCGGTAGCCGTAACTTATTGGACCGAGCAGAGACCTACGCCACATTTTTACATCAGTCCGTGCTTCCTGCCCGCAAAATCCTGCGTGAGTGCGGACTGAAGGGATTCCACGAATTACGTTCAGCTTACGCCTGCGAACGGTACGAGCAAATCACGGACTACGCTGCACCGGTCCATAGTGGACATAGCTACTTGATGGATCGTAGCCTTGATCAGAAGGCTCGCTTAAAAATCAGCCGCGAGCTTGGGCATAATCGTATTGATGTAGTTTCAAGCTATATTGGAGGTCGTACATGA
- the smpB gene encoding SsrA-binding protein SmpB has product MAKQKKHPTGTIAQNKKARHDYFIEHKFEAGLVLSGWEVKSLRAGKAHLTDSYVLLKDGEAWLFGSHITPLTAASTHVIADPMRTRKLLLNKRELERVEAAVAQKGYTCVALALYWSKHLIKCEIALGKGKKEFDKRDTMRERDSNRELQRAVRNKGKEE; this is encoded by the coding sequence ATGGCTAAACAAAAGAAACATCCGACCGGGACCATCGCGCAGAACAAGAAAGCGCGACACGATTACTTCATCGAACACAAGTTCGAGGCCGGGCTGGTCCTGTCCGGCTGGGAAGTAAAGAGCCTGCGCGCCGGCAAGGCCCACCTGACCGACAGCTACGTGCTGCTCAAGGACGGTGAAGCCTGGCTGTTCGGCAGCCACATCACCCCGCTGACTGCCGCCAGCACCCACGTCATCGCCGACCCCATGCGCACCCGCAAGCTGCTGCTGAACAAGCGCGAGCTTGAGCGCGTAGAGGCGGCCGTGGCGCAAAAAGGCTACACCTGTGTTGCCTTGGCGCTGTACTGGAGCAAGCACCTGATCAAGTGCGAAATCGCGCTTGGCAAGGGCAAGAAGGAATTCGACAAGCGCGACACCATGCGCGAACGTGATTCCAACCGCGAGTTGCAGCGTGCGGTGCGCAACAAAGGGAAGGAAGAGTAG
- a CDS encoding YfjI family protein, with translation MQLREVQGPPRPLLEQQITPLPYPVAALGDLLGPAVERMADVIGVPCAMAAQSVLATAALASQAHANVHLDGRIYPLSLYLLTVACSGDRKSAVDHVALQAVRDWERQQWMVYGEQLKAHRAAMITTAKSPTSRKSAQLALDAQPEPVQPRLLSAEPTIEGLVKGLCHGLPSMGLFSDEGGQFLGSSTMSKDNMIKAITHLSTLWDGSPIDRSRAMAGESLRAYDRRLSMHLMLQPRLADRLLQDADIKDQGILGRCLISWPERLVGQRLYKAIDLTRDPRVHLYQQRIAALMQKPWSRHKDGGLNPVTLELTNRAREAWIAIHDTIECESGEFGELVNVQAAAGKAAANVLRMAGVMAVVEESTVLEEVHIQRASTLMDYYLAENQRLTEQEPLNKLRAEADCLLRWLVQKNWPPFNIRDLTRKGPRFARKSTPHTAALLVVLIDHRWLNTDGKTFEVRHVPPH, from the coding sequence ATGCAACTGCGCGAAGTTCAAGGGCCGCCACGCCCTTTGTTGGAACAGCAGATTACGCCCCTACCCTACCCGGTCGCGGCGCTGGGCGATCTATTGGGGCCTGCTGTGGAACGCATGGCCGATGTGATCGGCGTACCCTGCGCCATGGCCGCGCAATCCGTTCTGGCCACGGCAGCTTTGGCGAGCCAGGCGCACGCCAATGTCCACCTCGACGGCCGAATCTATCCGTTGTCGCTGTACTTGCTGACCGTGGCTTGCTCAGGTGATCGCAAAAGCGCGGTGGACCATGTTGCGCTGCAGGCCGTACGCGACTGGGAGAGACAGCAATGGATGGTCTATGGCGAACAACTCAAGGCGCACCGCGCTGCGATGATCACCACTGCGAAATCACCGACCTCGAGAAAGTCAGCACAGCTAGCGCTGGACGCCCAACCTGAACCTGTCCAACCGAGACTGCTCAGCGCTGAGCCAACCATTGAAGGCCTGGTCAAAGGCCTGTGCCATGGTTTGCCGAGCATGGGGCTGTTCAGCGATGAAGGCGGACAGTTTTTGGGCAGCAGCACCATGAGCAAGGACAACATGATCAAGGCGATCACTCACTTGTCGACCCTGTGGGACGGCAGCCCGATTGATCGGTCGCGCGCGATGGCAGGGGAAAGTCTGCGTGCCTATGATCGCCGCCTCAGCATGCATTTGATGCTTCAACCCCGTCTGGCAGACCGCTTGCTTCAGGATGCTGATATTAAAGATCAGGGCATCCTGGGGCGCTGCCTGATCAGTTGGCCAGAGCGCCTGGTTGGACAGCGGCTATACAAGGCCATCGACCTGACCCGAGATCCAAGGGTGCACCTATACCAGCAGCGCATTGCCGCGCTGATGCAGAAGCCTTGGTCACGCCATAAAGACGGCGGCCTCAACCCTGTAACCCTAGAGCTAACCAACCGCGCCCGTGAAGCATGGATTGCCATTCACGACACCATTGAATGCGAGTCTGGAGAATTCGGCGAGCTGGTCAACGTGCAAGCGGCTGCGGGAAAAGCCGCCGCGAACGTTCTACGCATGGCTGGCGTGATGGCGGTGGTTGAGGAGTCGACTGTGTTGGAAGAAGTGCACATTCAGCGCGCCTCTACCCTGATGGATTACTACCTGGCCGAGAATCAACGACTGACTGAACAGGAACCACTGAATAAGCTTCGCGCAGAGGCAGATTGCCTGCTGCGCTGGTTAGTACAGAAGAATTGGCCTCCTTTCAACATCCGTGACCTCACGCGCAAAGGCCCTCGCTTTGCCCGAAAAAGCACCCCACACACCGCCGCGTTGCTGGTGGTATTGATTGATCATCGGTGGCTGAACACCGACGGAAAGACATTCGAGGTGCGCCATGTTCCGCCTCACTGA
- a CDS encoding DUF3077 domain-containing protein, producing MIEKLKTATTAGTQTFDLFRLQPGIPFDHAFSQLSVLLGCIQHLTTEAEMENDRKAGSAARILSEMAKALIDDMEKGLNKPN from the coding sequence ATGATCGAAAAACTGAAAACCGCCACCACCGCCGGCACTCAGACGTTCGACCTGTTCCGCCTCCAGCCCGGCATCCCCTTCGACCACGCCTTCAGCCAACTCTCGGTGTTGCTCGGTTGCATCCAGCACCTCACCACCGAAGCCGAAATGGAGAACGACCGCAAGGCCGGTAGCGCCGCGCGCATTCTCAGCGAAATGGCCAAAGCCCTGATCGACGATATGGAGAAAGGCCTGAACAAACCCAACTAG
- a CDS encoding FCD domain-containing protein: MVFDQVRQRRLSDDIVDRLEGMILEGTLTSGQRLPAERALAEQFGVSRPSLREAIQKLVAKGLLVSRQGGGNYVAESLGSTFSDPLLQLLEHSAEAQRDLLEFRHTLEASCAYYAAQRATEPDRARLKAAFDTLQDCYSRADEVTRAEEGAADARFHLAIAEASHNAVLLHTIRGLFDLLKRNVVTNIGGMYQQRTETRDMLISQHRELYQAIVEGRADEAREISSRHILYVQEVLEEAHEEAQRVARAERRSGR; encoded by the coding sequence ATGGTTTTTGATCAGGTCCGCCAACGGCGCCTGTCCGACGACATTGTCGATCGGTTGGAAGGGATGATTCTGGAAGGCACGCTGACCTCCGGCCAGCGGCTGCCGGCCGAGCGCGCCCTTGCCGAGCAGTTCGGTGTGTCGCGGCCGTCATTGCGTGAAGCAATCCAGAAGCTGGTGGCCAAGGGGTTGCTGGTCAGCCGCCAGGGTGGTGGCAATTATGTAGCCGAGTCGCTGGGTTCGACGTTCAGCGACCCGCTGCTGCAATTGCTGGAGCACAGCGCCGAAGCGCAGCGCGACCTGCTGGAGTTTCGTCACACGCTTGAGGCGTCATGTGCTTATTACGCAGCTCAGCGCGCGACCGAGCCTGACCGTGCGCGGCTCAAGGCTGCTTTCGATACGTTGCAAGACTGCTACTCGCGTGCGGACGAAGTGACGCGAGCGGAAGAGGGGGCTGCCGATGCGCGCTTCCATCTGGCGATTGCCGAAGCCAGTCACAATGCGGTGCTGCTGCACACCATCCGCGGGTTGTTCGACCTGCTCAAGCGTAATGTGGTGACCAATATTGGCGGTATGTACCAGCAGCGTACCGAGACGCGGGACATGTTGATCAGCCAGCATCGGGAGCTGTATCAGGCGATTGTCGAGGGCAGGGCGGACGAGGCGCGAGAGATCTCCAGCCGGCACATTTTGTATGTGCAGGAGGTGCTGGAAGAGGCGCATGAAGAAGCGCAGCGCGTGGCGCGGGCGGAGCGGCGGAGCGGGCGTTAA
- a CDS encoding FAD-binding and (Fe-S)-binding domain-containing protein, whose amino-acid sequence MSLPVAFLRDVERLIPPARRFDDPTSTLAFGTDASFYRLIPKLVVRVESEDEVVGLIQLAQRDRVPVTFRAAGTSLSGQAITDSVLIVLGDNWGGKEIRGQGLQIRLQPGVIGAQANAWLAPFGRKIGPDPASINACKIGGIVANNASGMCCGTAQNTYHTLAGLRLVLADGTRFDSEDPASVAAFERSHAGLLESLARLGRETRANLELADRIRHKYRLKNTTGLSLNALVDYDQPLDILQHLLVGSEGTLGFISAVTYNTVPDHPHKASALLVFPSVESCCRAVTVLKRQPVSAVELLDRRSLRSVQNMPGMPLWVKGLSDNACALLIESRAASQSLLHEQLHQVMASIAEFPLEQKVDFSEDPAVYNQLWKIRKDTFPAVGAVRQTGTTVIIEDVTFPVEQLAEGVNRLILLFDKHRYDEAIIFGHALEGNLHFVFTQGFNSAEEVTRYQAFMDDVAQLVAVEFGGSLKAEHGTGRNMAPFVELEWGHDAYQLMWKLKRLLDPNGILNPDVVLSDDPDIHLKNLKPLPAADEIVDKCIECGFCEPVCPSKGLTLSPRQRIVMWRDIQAKKRAGADTRELLQTYQYQGIDTCAATGLCAQRCPVGINTGELVKKLRDQAADHAKAADWLADHFQTALGGARLTLTAANTARKLLGAPRLGRLSTRLSNASKGRLPQWTPAMPQPLRTVAFGPASNDARPRVVYLAACVSRVMGPAYADREQSSLLDKTRGLLEKAGYQVVFPDNADSLCCGQPFASKGYPEQAEHKRQELINALLHASRGGLDPIYCDTSPCTLRLAQDLGDTRLDLYDPVRFIRTHLLDKLEFTPQEEPVAVHVTCSTQHLGESQALIDLARRCSKQVVIPEGIHCCGFAGDKGFTTPELNAHSLRSLKDAVQYCSEGISTSRTCEIGLSSHSGIDYHGLVYLVDRVTRPRSI is encoded by the coding sequence ATGAGCCTGCCCGTTGCGTTTTTGCGTGATGTCGAGCGCCTGATCCCTCCAGCACGCCGCTTTGACGACCCGACGTCCACGTTGGCCTTCGGCACCGATGCCAGTTTCTACCGGCTGATCCCCAAGCTGGTGGTGCGCGTCGAGTCCGAAGACGAAGTGGTCGGGCTGATCCAGCTGGCCCAGCGCGACCGCGTGCCGGTGACCTTCCGCGCCGCTGGCACCAGCTTGTCTGGCCAGGCCATCACCGACTCCGTGCTGATCGTGCTGGGCGACAACTGGGGCGGCAAGGAAATCCGCGGCCAGGGTTTACAAATCCGCCTGCAACCCGGCGTCATCGGCGCCCAGGCCAACGCCTGGCTGGCCCCCTTCGGCCGCAAGATCGGCCCCGACCCGGCCTCGATCAACGCCTGCAAAATCGGCGGCATCGTCGCCAACAATGCCAGCGGCATGTGCTGCGGCACCGCCCAGAACACCTACCACACCCTGGCCGGCCTGCGCCTGGTGCTGGCCGATGGCACGCGTTTCGACAGCGAAGACCCAGCAAGCGTGGCAGCCTTCGAACGCAGCCATGCTGGCTTGCTTGAGTCGCTGGCACGCCTGGGCCGGGAAACCCGCGCCAACCTTGAGCTGGCCGACCGCATTCGCCACAAGTACCGGCTGAAGAACACCACGGGCCTGTCGCTGAACGCGCTGGTGGACTACGACCAACCGCTGGATATCCTGCAGCACTTGTTGGTCGGGTCTGAAGGTACGTTGGGCTTCATCAGCGCCGTCACCTACAACACCGTGCCCGACCACCCGCACAAGGCCAGTGCCTTGCTGGTGTTCCCAAGCGTGGAAAGCTGCTGCCGCGCGGTAACTGTGCTCAAGCGCCAGCCGGTGTCTGCCGTCGAGCTGCTCGACCGTCGCAGCTTGCGCTCGGTGCAGAACATGCCGGGCATGCCGCTTTGGGTAAAGGGCCTGTCGGACAACGCCTGCGCCCTGCTGATCGAGTCCCGCGCGGCCAGCCAGAGCCTGCTGCACGAACAACTGCATCAGGTCATGGCCTCCATTGCCGAGTTCCCGCTGGAGCAAAAGGTAGATTTCAGCGAAGACCCGGCGGTGTACAACCAGCTGTGGAAAATCCGCAAAGACACCTTCCCCGCTGTTGGCGCTGTGCGCCAAACCGGCACCACGGTGATCATCGAAGACGTGACCTTCCCCGTGGAGCAACTGGCCGAAGGCGTCAACCGCCTGATCCTGCTGTTCGACAAGCACCGTTACGACGAAGCGATCATTTTTGGCCACGCGCTGGAAGGCAACCTGCACTTCGTGTTCACCCAGGGCTTCAACAGCGCTGAAGAAGTCACCCGCTACCAGGCCTTCATGGACGACGTGGCACAGTTGGTGGCCGTGGAGTTTGGCGGCTCGCTCAAGGCCGAGCACGGCACCGGGCGCAACATGGCGCCTTTCGTGGAGCTGGAATGGGGGCATGATGCTTACCAGTTGATGTGGAAGCTCAAACGCCTGCTCGACCCCAACGGCATTCTCAACCCCGACGTGGTGCTGAGCGACGACCCGGACATCCACCTGAAAAACCTCAAGCCGCTGCCTGCTGCTGACGAAATCGTCGACAAGTGCATCGAATGCGGCTTTTGCGAACCGGTGTGCCCATCCAAAGGGCTGACCCTCAGCCCACGCCAGCGCATTGTCATGTGGCGGGATATCCAGGCTAAAAAGCGCGCCGGTGCCGACACCCGCGAACTGCTGCAAACCTACCAGTACCAAGGCATCGACACGTGCGCCGCCACAGGCCTGTGCGCCCAGCGCTGCCCGGTTGGCATCAACACCGGCGAATTGGTGAAAAAGCTACGCGACCAAGCCGCCGACCATGCCAAGGCCGCAGACTGGCTGGCCGACCACTTCCAAACCGCATTGGGCGGCGCACGCCTGACCCTGACCGCCGCCAACACCGCCCGCAAACTGCTCGGTGCCCCGCGCCTTGGCCGCTTGAGCACACGCCTGAGCAACGCCAGCAAAGGCCGCTTGCCCCAGTGGACCCCGGCCATGCCGCAGCCCCTGCGCACGGTAGCCTTCGGCCCGGCCAGCAACGACGCCCGCCCCCGTGTGGTGTACCTGGCCGCCTGCGTGTCACGCGTGATGGGCCCGGCCTACGCCGACCGCGAGCAAAGCTCGCTGCTCGACAAAACCCGTGGCCTGCTGGAAAAGGCCGGTTACCAAGTCGTGTTCCCCGACAACGCCGACAGCCTGTGTTGCGGCCAGCCGTTCGCCTCCAAGGGTTACCCCGAACAGGCCGAACACAAGCGTCAGGAGCTGATTAACGCCCTGCTGCACGCCAGCCGCGGCGGCCTGGACCCGATCTACTGCGACACCAGCCCCTGCACGCTGCGCCTGGCGCAAGACCTGGGCGACACCCGCCTGGACCTGTACGACCCGGTGCGCTTTATCCGCACCCACCTGCTGGACAAGCTGGAGTTCACCCCCCAGGAAGAGCCGGTGGCCGTGCACGTCACCTGCAGCACCCAGCACCTTGGCGAAAGCCAGGCGCTGATCGACCTGGCGCGGCGCTGCAGCAAGCAGGTGGTCATCCCCGAGGGCATTCATTGTTGCGGGTTTGCCGGTGACAAAGGCTTCACCACACCAGAGCTCAATGCCCACTCGCTGCGCAGCTTGAAGGATGCGGTGCAGTACTGCAGCGAAGGTATTTCCACCAGCCGCACGTGCGAAATTGGCCTGTCGAGCCACAGTGGCATCGACTACCACGGCCTGGTTTACCTGGTAGACCGCGTCACCCGCCCGCGCAGTATCTGA
- a CDS encoding integrase domain-containing protein: MPTQASRLSDRQLKAVKATGKDFVLSDGDGLQLRVRASGSMMWNFNYREPLTRSRINMALGPYPDLSLANARKKAVEARELLALGIDPKVQRDEVRQAKLAETEHAFEKVATAWFELKKDSVTPAYAEDIWRSLTLHVFPDLKTTPISEISAPMVIKILRPIEAKGSLETVKRLSQRLNEIMTYGVNAGLIHANPLNGIRAVFKKPKKENMAALPPEELPELMLEIANASIKRTTRCLIEWQLHTMTRPVEAATTRWADIDFERRVWTIPPERMKKRRPHSIPLSDQAMSLLEILKSHSGHREYVFPADRNPRTHANSQTANMALKRMGFQDRLVSHGMRSMASTILNEHGWDPELIEVALAHVDKDEVRSAYNRADYIERRRPMMAWWSEYILKASTGNLSASAMNVARDRNVVPIR; this comes from the coding sequence ATGCCTACTCAAGCAAGCCGTCTCTCCGACCGCCAGCTCAAGGCGGTCAAGGCAACTGGTAAAGATTTCGTCCTCAGCGATGGTGACGGCCTACAGCTTCGCGTCAGAGCCAGCGGCTCGATGATGTGGAACTTCAATTACCGCGAACCGTTGACCAGAAGCCGTATCAACATGGCACTCGGCCCTTACCCCGACCTCTCACTAGCCAATGCTCGGAAAAAAGCTGTCGAGGCGCGCGAGCTGCTTGCCCTGGGTATTGATCCCAAGGTCCAACGTGATGAGGTAAGGCAAGCCAAGCTTGCTGAGACCGAGCACGCCTTCGAGAAGGTGGCCACCGCCTGGTTCGAGCTGAAGAAAGACTCGGTAACCCCCGCCTACGCCGAGGACATTTGGCGGTCGCTCACGCTGCACGTGTTCCCCGATTTGAAGACAACGCCGATTTCGGAAATCAGCGCCCCGATGGTCATCAAAATCCTCCGCCCAATCGAGGCTAAAGGCAGCCTCGAAACTGTGAAGCGATTGAGCCAAAGACTCAACGAGATCATGACCTATGGGGTGAACGCCGGCCTTATACACGCGAATCCGCTCAATGGAATTCGTGCGGTGTTCAAGAAACCGAAGAAAGAAAACATGGCTGCGCTTCCACCTGAAGAGCTCCCCGAGCTCATGCTGGAGATCGCGAACGCCAGTATCAAGCGCACCACCCGATGCCTGATCGAATGGCAGTTGCACACGATGACTCGCCCCGTCGAGGCGGCGACTACTCGTTGGGCAGACATCGATTTTGAAAGGCGTGTCTGGACCATCCCGCCGGAGCGGATGAAGAAGCGCCGCCCGCACAGCATCCCGTTGAGCGATCAAGCCATGTCATTGCTGGAGATACTGAAGTCCCACAGTGGTCATCGCGAATACGTCTTCCCGGCAGACCGAAACCCTCGTACTCATGCCAATAGCCAGACCGCCAACATGGCGTTGAAACGCATGGGCTTCCAGGACCGCTTGGTCAGCCACGGCATGCGCTCGATGGCCAGCACCATATTGAATGAACATGGGTGGGACCCGGAGCTCATAGAAGTGGCGTTGGCGCACGTCGACAAGGATGAGGTGCGCAGTGCCTACAACCGAGCCGACTACATCGAGCGACGGCGGCCGATGATGGCTTGGTGGAGCGAGTACATTCTGAAGGCGTCGACGGGCAATCTCTCGGCCAGCGCGATGAATGTGGCTAGGGATCGGAACGTAGTACCCATCCGATAG
- the lldD gene encoding FMN-dependent L-lactate dehydrogenase LldD → MIISASTDYRAAAQRKLPPFLFHYADGGAYAEHTLRHNVSDLASIALRQRVLKNMSELSLETKLFDETLSMPVALAPVGLTGMYARRGEVQAARAAAAHGIPFTMSTVSVCPIEEVAPAINRPMWFQLYVLKDRGFMRNALERAKAAGVKTLVFTVDMPVPGARYRDAHSGMSGKNGPMRRVLQAMAHPEWAWDVGVKGRPHDLGNISKYRGNPTGLADYIGWLGNNFDPSISWKDLEWIREFWDGPMIIKGILDADDARDAVKFGADGIVVSNHGGRQLDGVLSSARALPAIADAVKGDLKILADSGIRSGLDVVRMIALGADTVLIGRAFLWALAVHGQAGVKNLLELFEKEMRVAMVLTGAKSISEITRDSLVRELGA, encoded by the coding sequence ATGATCATTTCTGCCTCCACCGACTATCGCGCCGCGGCCCAGCGCAAGCTGCCACCCTTCCTGTTCCACTACGCCGACGGCGGCGCCTATGCCGAGCACACCCTGCGCCATAACGTGTCGGACCTGGCCAGCATTGCCCTGCGCCAACGCGTGCTCAAGAACATGTCCGAGCTGAGCCTTGAGACCAAACTGTTCGACGAAACCCTGAGTATGCCCGTGGCCCTGGCCCCGGTCGGCCTCACCGGCATGTACGCCCGCCGTGGCGAAGTGCAGGCCGCCCGAGCCGCCGCCGCCCATGGCATCCCGTTCACCATGTCCACCGTGTCGGTGTGCCCGATCGAAGAAGTGGCCCCGGCCATCAACCGGCCGATGTGGTTCCAGCTCTATGTGCTCAAAGACCGCGGTTTCATGCGCAATGCGCTGGAGCGCGCCAAGGCAGCAGGCGTTAAAACCCTGGTGTTCACCGTCGACATGCCCGTGCCCGGCGCCCGCTACCGCGACGCCCATTCCGGCATGAGCGGCAAAAACGGCCCGATGCGCCGCGTACTTCAAGCCATGGCCCACCCCGAATGGGCATGGGACGTCGGTGTGAAGGGGCGCCCGCACGACCTGGGCAACATCTCCAAGTACCGTGGCAACCCAACCGGCCTGGCAGATTACATCGGCTGGCTGGGCAACAACTTCGACCCGTCGATCTCGTGGAAAGACCTGGAGTGGATCCGCGAATTCTGGGACGGCCCGATGATCATCAAAGGCATCCTCGACGCCGACGACGCCCGTGACGCGGTCAAGTTCGGTGCCGACGGCATCGTGGTGTCCAACCACGGCGGCCGCCAGCTGGACGGCGTGCTGTCCAGCGCCCGCGCCCTGCCTGCCATTGCCGACGCGGTGAAGGGCGACCTGAAAATTCTTGCCGACTCGGGCATCCGCAGCGGCCTCGACGTGGTGCGCATGATTGCCCTGGGCGCCGACACCGTGCTGATCGGCCGCGCCTTCCTCTGGGCCCTTGCCGTGCATGGCCAGGCCGGGGTGAAAAACCTGCTGGAACTGTTCGAGAAGGAAATGCGCGTGGCCATGGTGCTGACTGGCGCCAAATCCATCAGCGAAATCACCCGCGACTCGCTGGTGCGCGAACTGGGTGCCTGA
- a CDS encoding lactate permease LctP family transporter: protein MQTWQQLYTPLGSLGLSALAAVIPIVFFFLALAVFRLKGHVAGSITLALSILVAIFAFQMPVDMALAAAGYGFLYGLWPIAWIIVAAVFLYKLTVKSGQFEVIRSSVLSITDDQRLQVLLIGFCFGAFLEGAAGFGAPVAITAALLVGLGFNPLYAAGLCLIANTAPVAFGALGIPIIVAGQVTGIDAFHIGAMTGRQLPLLSLFVPFWLVFMMDGLRGVKETWPAALVAGLSFAVTQYFTSNFIGPELPDITSALASLIALTLFLKVWQPKRSFAQAKGSVGAAVVQPSGSQPSPYSFGEIFKAWSPFLILTVLVTIWTLKPFKAAFAPGGAMYNFVFNFAIPHLDQLVVKTAPIVTAPTAMPAVFKLDPISATGTAIFLSALISMAVLKINFKTGLTTFKETFWELRWPILSIGMVLAFAFVTNYSGMSSTMALVLAGTGAAFPFFSPFLGWLGVFLTGSDTSSNALFSSLQATTAHQIGVSDTLLVAANTSGGVTGKMISPQSIAVACAATGLVGKESDLFRFTVKHSLFFATIVGLITLVQAYWLTGMLVHH from the coding sequence ATGCAAACCTGGCAACAACTCTATACCCCGCTTGGTAGTCTCGGCCTGTCCGCACTGGCGGCGGTCATCCCTATCGTGTTCTTCTTCCTGGCCCTCGCCGTGTTCCGCCTCAAAGGCCACGTTGCGGGCAGCATTACCCTCGCCCTGTCGATCCTGGTGGCCATCTTTGCCTTCCAGATGCCGGTGGACATGGCCCTTGCTGCCGCCGGGTATGGCTTCCTTTATGGCCTCTGGCCAATTGCCTGGATCATCGTTGCCGCGGTGTTCCTCTACAAACTCACGGTCAAGAGCGGCCAGTTCGAGGTCATTCGCAGTTCGGTACTGTCGATTACAGACGACCAACGCCTGCAGGTACTGCTGATTGGCTTCTGCTTCGGCGCATTCCTCGAAGGCGCCGCCGGTTTCGGCGCCCCGGTAGCCATCACCGCCGCGCTGCTGGTGGGCCTGGGCTTCAACCCGCTCTATGCCGCTGGCCTGTGCCTGATCGCCAACACTGCCCCGGTAGCCTTTGGCGCACTGGGCATCCCGATCATCGTGGCCGGCCAGGTCACCGGCATCGACGCCTTCCACATCGGCGCCATGACCGGCCGCCAACTGCCGCTGCTGTCGCTGTTCGTGCCGTTCTGGCTGGTGTTCATGATGGACGGCCTGCGCGGCGTGAAAGAAACCTGGCCTGCCGCCCTGGTTGCCGGCCTGAGCTTCGCCGTTACCCAGTACTTCACATCCAACTTCATCGGCCCGGAACTGCCAGACATCACCTCTGCCCTGGCCAGCCTGATTGCCCTGACCCTGTTCCTGAAAGTCTGGCAGCCCAAGCGTTCGTTCGCACAAGCCAAGGGTAGCGTCGGCGCCGCGGTCGTACAGCCAAGCGGCAGCCAGCCTAGCCCCTACAGCTTTGGCGAAATCTTCAAAGCCTGGTCGCCGTTCTTGATCCTGACCGTGCTGGTTACCATCTGGACGCTCAAACCGTTCAAGGCAGCCTTCGCCCCAGGCGGCGCGATGTACAACTTCGTGTTCAACTTCGCCATCCCGCACCTGGACCAACTGGTGGTCAAAACCGCGCCGATCGTCACCGCGCCGACCGCCATGCCAGCGGTGTTCAAGCTGGACCCGATTTCCGCCACCGGTACTGCAATCTTCCTCTCCGCGCTTATTTCCATGGCGGTGCTGAAGATCAATTTCAAAACTGGTCTTACCACTTTCAAAGAAACGTTCTGGGAGCTGCGCTGGCCGATCTTGTCCATCGGCATGGTGCTGGCCTTCGCCTTCGTCACCAACTACTCAGGCATGTCTTCGACCATGGCTCTGGTACTGGCCGGCACGGGCGCCGCCTTCCCGTTCTTCTCGCCGTTCCTCGGCTGGCTGGGCGTGTTCCTGACCGGCTCGGACACCTCGTCCAACGCCCTGTTCAGCTCGCTGCAGGCCACCACCGCGCACCAGATTGGCGTCAGCGACACCCTGCTGGTAGCTGCCAACACCAGCGGCGGCGTGACCGGCAAGATGATTTCGCCGCAATCGATCGCCGTGGCCTGCGCCGCTACCGGCCTGGTCGGCAAGGAATCCGATCTGTTCCGCTTCACCGTCAAGCACAGCCTGTTCTTCGCCACCATCGTCGGCCTGATCACCCTGGTTCAGGCCTACTGGCTGACCGGCATGCTGGTTCATCACTAA